The following coding sequences lie in one Mycobacterium sp. DL440 genomic window:
- the mfd gene encoding transcription-repair coupling factor: MTAPGHNHVQTPIAGLVELALTDPSLRDVLRRAADRPADLALVGPTSARVLVAAGLAQQGPLLVVAATGREADDLTAELRGVVGDAVALFPSWETLPHERLSPGVETVAARLMLLRRLAHPDDALLGPPLRVVVTTTRSLLQPMAPDVVGTEPVTLSLGAEAEFEAVVARLVDLAYTRVDMVGKRGEFAVRGGILDIFPPTAEHPVRVEFWGDEISEMRMFSIADQRSIPEIPVQNVVAVPCRELLMTDEVRERAAALAAEHPVRENAVTGSVPEMLAKLAEGIPVDGMEALLPLLHPVQPTTLTHHLPEGAPVLLCDPEKVRTRAGDLIKTGREFLEASWSTAAVGGDAPIDIEALGASGFVPFEQAREDAVAGGHPWWTLSQLPDGKATELDLRQSPSARSQQSLEEIFAMLRAHVATGGYAAVVTPGAGTAHRVVEQLGESDTPAAMLEPGAAPKAGVVGVLKGPLHDGVILPGANLVIITETDLTGNRVTASEGKRLAAKRRNVVDPLALAAGDLVVHDQHGIGKFVEMTERVVGGARREYLVLEYASSKRGGGSDRLYVPMDSLDQLSRYVGGEAPSLSKLGGSDWANTKTKARKAVREIASELVALYAKRQSAPGHAFGPDTPWQNEMEDAFGFTETIDQMTAITEVKSDMEKPVPMDRVICGDVGYGKTEIAVRAAFKAVQDGKQVAVLVPTTLLADQHLQTFTNRMAGFPVTVKGLSRFTDPAESRATIEGMADGSVDVVIGTHRLLQTGVTWKDLGLIIVDEEQRFGVEHKEHIKSMRTHVDVLTMSATPIPRTLEMSLAGIREMSTILTPPEERYPVLTYVGPHDDKQVAAALRRELLRDGQAFYIHNRVRTIDQAAARIRQMVPEARVVVAHGQMNEETLEKTVEGFWNREYDILVCTTIVETGLDISNANTLIVERADTFGLSQLHQLRGRVGRSRERGYAYMLYPPNSPLTETAYDRLATIAQNNELGAGMAVAMKDLEIRGAGNVLGAEQSGHVAGVGFDLYVRLVGEAVEAYRAAADGKTVATPQEAKEVRVDLPVDAHLPPEYIGSDRLRLEGYRRLAAAADEDAVKAVVDELNDRYGPLPVEAQRLVAVARLRLLCRKYGITEIGAVSASTIKLSPLVLPDSAQLRLKRLYPGAHYRATTSVVQVPIPRESDGIGSPRIRDLDIVRMVAGLVLVLNGQTEGSVDITANL; this comes from the coding sequence ATGACCGCACCGGGGCACAACCATGTCCAGACCCCGATCGCGGGTCTCGTCGAGCTGGCATTAACCGATCCGTCCTTGCGGGACGTCCTTCGCCGCGCCGCCGACCGGCCCGCCGATCTGGCGCTTGTCGGGCCCACCAGTGCCCGCGTGCTGGTGGCTGCCGGGCTGGCCCAGCAGGGGCCGTTGCTGGTGGTCGCCGCCACCGGACGCGAGGCCGACGATCTGACCGCTGAGCTGCGCGGCGTGGTCGGCGATGCCGTCGCGCTGTTCCCGTCCTGGGAGACGCTGCCGCACGAGCGCTTGTCTCCGGGCGTGGAGACGGTCGCTGCCCGGCTGATGCTGTTGCGCCGGCTGGCTCATCCCGACGACGCGTTGCTGGGCCCGCCGCTGCGGGTGGTGGTCACCACCACGCGTTCGCTGCTGCAGCCGATGGCCCCGGATGTGGTGGGCACCGAGCCGGTCACCCTCAGCTTGGGTGCCGAGGCTGAGTTCGAAGCCGTGGTCGCCCGGCTCGTCGACCTGGCCTACACCCGCGTCGACATGGTCGGCAAACGCGGAGAGTTCGCCGTGCGCGGTGGCATCCTGGACATCTTCCCGCCCACCGCCGAGCATCCGGTCCGCGTCGAGTTCTGGGGTGACGAGATCTCCGAGATGCGGATGTTCTCGATCGCCGACCAGCGTTCGATCCCCGAGATCCCCGTACAGAACGTGGTTGCCGTGCCGTGCCGCGAACTGTTGATGACCGATGAGGTGCGTGAGCGCGCCGCAGCGCTCGCCGCCGAGCACCCCGTTCGCGAGAACGCCGTGACCGGCAGCGTGCCAGAGATGCTGGCCAAGCTCGCCGAGGGCATTCCCGTCGACGGGATGGAGGCGCTGCTGCCGCTGTTGCATCCGGTGCAGCCCACGACGCTGACGCACCACCTGCCCGAGGGCGCCCCGGTGCTGCTGTGCGACCCCGAGAAGGTGCGGACCCGGGCCGGCGATCTGATCAAGACCGGGCGGGAGTTCCTGGAGGCCTCGTGGTCGACGGCCGCGGTCGGCGGGGATGCCCCCATCGACATCGAGGCGCTGGGCGCATCCGGATTCGTCCCGTTCGAGCAGGCACGTGAGGATGCGGTCGCCGGCGGTCACCCGTGGTGGACGCTGAGCCAGCTGCCCGACGGCAAGGCCACCGAGCTCGATCTGCGGCAGTCTCCGTCGGCCCGCAGTCAGCAGAGTCTCGAGGAGATCTTCGCGATGCTGCGGGCTCACGTGGCCACCGGCGGGTATGCCGCGGTGGTCACCCCGGGCGCCGGTACCGCCCACCGCGTGGTGGAGCAGCTCGGCGAATCCGATACGCCCGCAGCGATGTTGGAGCCCGGGGCGGCACCCAAGGCCGGTGTGGTCGGAGTGCTCAAAGGCCCGCTGCACGATGGCGTGATCCTGCCCGGGGCCAACCTCGTGATCATCACCGAAACGGATCTGACCGGCAACCGGGTAACCGCCTCGGAAGGCAAAAGGCTTGCGGCCAAACGCCGCAACGTCGTCGATCCACTGGCTCTGGCCGCCGGGGATCTGGTGGTCCACGATCAGCACGGCATCGGCAAGTTCGTCGAGATGACCGAGCGGGTGGTGGGTGGCGCCCGCCGCGAATACCTGGTGCTGGAGTACGCGTCGTCGAAACGGGGCGGCGGATCGGACCGGCTGTACGTGCCGATGGATTCGCTGGATCAGCTGTCGCGGTACGTCGGCGGCGAGGCGCCATCGCTGTCGAAGCTCGGCGGCAGTGACTGGGCCAACACGAAAACCAAGGCGCGCAAGGCTGTTCGAGAGATCGCCAGTGAGCTGGTGGCGCTGTACGCCAAGCGGCAGTCGGCGCCCGGCCACGCGTTCGGTCCCGACACTCCATGGCAGAACGAGATGGAGGATGCGTTCGGCTTCACCGAGACGATCGACCAGATGACCGCGATCACCGAGGTCAAATCCGATATGGAGAAGCCGGTTCCGATGGACCGGGTGATCTGCGGCGATGTGGGTTACGGCAAGACCGAGATCGCGGTGCGGGCCGCGTTCAAAGCGGTGCAGGACGGCAAGCAGGTGGCGGTGCTGGTGCCGACGACGCTGCTGGCCGATCAGCATCTGCAGACCTTCACCAATCGGATGGCGGGTTTCCCGGTGACGGTCAAGGGGTTGTCGCGGTTCACCGATCCCGCCGAGTCTCGGGCCACGATAGAGGGGATGGCCGACGGATCGGTCGACGTGGTGATCGGGACGCACCGGCTGTTGCAGACCGGCGTGACCTGGAAAGACCTGGGACTCATCATTGTTGATGAGGAACAGCGGTTCGGCGTCGAACACAAGGAACACATCAAGTCGATGCGCACCCACGTCGACGTGCTCACCATGAGCGCCACCCCGATTCCGCGCACCCTGGAGATGAGCCTGGCCGGAATCCGCGAGATGTCGACGATTCTCACCCCGCCCGAGGAGCGCTATCCGGTGCTGACGTACGTCGGCCCACATGACGACAAGCAGGTGGCCGCGGCGTTGCGCCGTGAGCTGCTGCGGGACGGGCAGGCGTTCTACATCCACAACCGGGTCCGCACCATCGACCAGGCCGCGGCGCGGATTCGTCAAATGGTGCCCGAAGCCAGGGTCGTCGTCGCCCACGGTCAGATGAACGAGGAAACGCTGGAGAAGACCGTCGAGGGCTTCTGGAATCGTGAGTACGACATCCTGGTGTGCACCACGATCGTCGAGACCGGCCTGGACATCTCCAACGCCAACACGCTGATCGTCGAACGCGCCGACACCTTCGGGTTGTCACAGCTCCATCAGCTGCGTGGCCGGGTGGGCCGCAGCCGCGAACGCGGATACGCCTACATGCTCTATCCGCCCAATTCACCGCTCACCGAGACCGCCTACGACCGTTTGGCCACCATCGCGCAGAACAATGAGCTGGGCGCGGGCATGGCCGTGGCCATGAAGGACCTGGAGATCCGCGGCGCGGGCAACGTACTGGGCGCCGAGCAGTCCGGCCACGTGGCCGGGGTGGGTTTCGACCTCTATGTGCGCTTGGTCGGCGAAGCGGTGGAGGCCTACCGGGCTGCGGCTGACGGGAAAACCGTTGCCACACCGCAGGAAGCGAAGGAAGTGCGCGTCGACCTCCCAGTCGATGCGCACCTGCCGCCGGAGTACATCGGCAGCGACCGGTTGCGGCTGGAGGGCTATCGGCGGCTGGCCGCGGCCGCCGATGAGGACGCGGTGAAGGCCGTCGTCGACGAACTCAACGACAGGTATGGCCCGCTGCCGGTCGAGGCGCAGCGTCTGGTCGCGGTGGCACGGCTCCGGTTGCTGTGCCGGAAGTATGGCATCACCGAGATCGGCGCGGTGTCGGCATCGACGATCAAGTTGTCACCACTGGTGCTGCCCGATTCCGCGCAGCTGCGGCTCAAGCGGCTGTACCCCGGCGCGCACTACCGGGCCACCACCTCGGTGGTTCAGGTGCCGATACCACGTGAGAGCGATGGGATCGGCTCACCGCGGATCCGTGACCTCGACATTGTCCGAATGGTGGCCGGTCTGGTGCTCGTGCTCAACGGACAGACCGAGGGCAGCGTCGACATCACCGCGAACCTGTAA
- the lysA gene encoding diaminopimelate decarboxylase — MTLLDILPSLRDTTRPRLDPNIWPLTTGVDEQGRITVGRVALTDIADEYRTPAYVLDETDFRTRARRYRAALGQTEVVYAGKSLLTTAVAHWAAKEGLGVDVCSAAELATALAGGVDPKRIVLHGNAKSCDELRDAIDVGVGRIVIDCPMEITYLAGLVRRPQQVLIRVAPDIDIHGHRAITTGVTDQKFGFALADRRAARAAARVLATPNLDLVGLHCHIGSQITDPAPYGEAVHRLIGAMADIRAEHDVLLTELNIGGGHGVPYVRGDAALDTGAFAAIVDDALTTACAAERFPRPRLVVEPGRAISARAGLTLYRVHGVKSQPGGRTFVAVDGGMSDNPRVALYGAEYTVALANRHPLGPTMVATVVGRHCEAGDEIVHDVELPADIHAGDLLAVACTGAYQHSMASTYNMVGRPPVVAVRDGASRVLVRRETTADLLSRDLG, encoded by the coding sequence ATGACCCTGCTGGACATCCTGCCTTCATTACGCGACACCACCCGACCGCGGCTCGACCCGAACATCTGGCCGCTGACCACCGGCGTCGACGAGCAGGGCCGGATCACCGTCGGCCGGGTGGCACTGACCGACATCGCCGACGAGTACCGCACCCCGGCCTATGTGCTGGACGAGACCGATTTCCGGACCCGCGCCCGGCGCTACCGGGCCGCCCTCGGCCAAACCGAGGTGGTCTACGCCGGCAAGTCGCTGTTGACCACGGCGGTCGCACACTGGGCTGCCAAGGAAGGCCTGGGGGTCGATGTGTGTTCGGCGGCCGAGCTCGCGACGGCCCTGGCCGGCGGCGTCGACCCGAAGCGCATCGTGCTGCACGGCAACGCGAAGTCGTGCGACGAGCTGCGCGATGCGATCGACGTCGGGGTGGGCCGGATCGTGATCGACTGCCCGATGGAGATCACCTACCTGGCCGGGCTGGTACGTCGACCCCAGCAGGTACTGATCCGGGTCGCGCCCGACATCGACATCCATGGGCATCGAGCGATCACCACGGGCGTGACCGATCAGAAGTTCGGCTTCGCGCTGGCCGACCGACGGGCCGCCCGCGCCGCGGCCCGCGTTCTGGCCACCCCCAACCTCGATCTGGTTGGGCTGCACTGCCATATCGGTTCGCAGATCACCGATCCTGCGCCCTACGGCGAGGCCGTACACCGGTTGATCGGCGCGATGGCCGACATCCGTGCCGAGCACGACGTACTGCTGACCGAGCTCAACATCGGTGGCGGCCATGGGGTTCCGTATGTCCGTGGGGACGCGGCGCTCGATACCGGCGCATTCGCCGCCATCGTCGACGATGCACTGACCACCGCGTGCGCGGCCGAACGGTTCCCACGGCCGCGTCTGGTCGTCGAACCCGGCCGGGCCATCAGCGCCCGGGCCGGGCTGACGCTGTACCGGGTGCACGGGGTGAAGTCCCAGCCGGGCGGACGCACCTTCGTCGCGGTGGACGGCGGCATGAGCGACAACCCCCGCGTCGCGCTTTACGGCGCTGAATACACTGTGGCCCTGGCAAATCGGCATCCGCTGGGGCCGACGATGGTGGCCACCGTGGTGGGCCGGCACTGCGAGGCCGGTGACGAGATCGTGCACGACGTCGAACTACCCGCCGACATCCACGCCGGCGACCTGCTGGCCGTCGCCTGCACCGGGGCCTACCAACACAGCATGGCCTCGACCTACAACATGGTGGGCCGCCCACCCGTGGTGGCGGTGCGAGACGGCGCGTCGCGGGTGCTGGTGCGTCGGGAGACGACGGCGGACCTGCTATCGCGGGATCTGGGATGA
- a CDS encoding metalloregulator ArsR/SmtB family transcription factor — MHENASPVQVFAALADDSRWQVLIALGRRPASASSLADELPISRQAIAKHLKVLTDVGLVVATRVGREIRYEAVGARLSEVARRLDGIAAGWERRLARIKDLVERDG; from the coding sequence ATGCATGAAAATGCCTCGCCGGTACAGGTTTTCGCCGCACTGGCCGACGACAGCCGGTGGCAGGTTCTGATTGCCCTCGGCCGTCGGCCCGCGTCCGCGTCGTCACTGGCCGACGAACTCCCGATCAGCCGCCAGGCCATCGCCAAACACCTGAAAGTGCTCACCGATGTCGGCCTGGTGGTGGCCACCCGGGTCGGGAGAGAGATCAGGTACGAGGCGGTGGGCGCTCGGCTCAGTGAGGTGGCACGGCGGCTCGACGGCATCGCGGCGGGTTGGGAACGCCGGCTTGCCAGGATCAAGGATCTTGTCGAGCGGGATGGCTGA
- a CDS encoding SRPBCC domain-containing protein: MTTDYDRIEREIAIDAPAQRVWDLVSEPGWYINEERITEHRIDRDGDVAIVTDPTHGRFALRTVTLDEPSYAAFRWHIDADDLDSSSTLVEFWITPAPSGVVLRVVESGFASLDEPEANRRSRFDDHSGGWPVELGLAQKYLVGAAADA; the protein is encoded by the coding sequence ATGACCACCGACTACGACCGCATCGAGCGCGAGATTGCCATCGACGCACCGGCGCAACGCGTCTGGGACCTGGTGAGCGAACCCGGCTGGTACATCAACGAAGAGCGGATCACCGAACACCGCATCGATCGTGACGGCGACGTCGCCATCGTCACCGACCCCACGCACGGCAGGTTTGCGTTGCGCACCGTCACACTCGATGAGCCGAGCTATGCGGCCTTCCGGTGGCACATCGACGCCGATGACCTCGACAGCTCGTCCACCCTCGTCGAATTCTGGATTACCCCAGCCCCATCTGGCGTGGTGCTGCGAGTCGTCGAGAGTGGGTTCGCCTCGCTCGACGAGCCCGAGGCCAACCGCCGCTCCCGGTTCGACGATCACAGTGGCGGCTGGCCGGTCGAGCTCGGTCTCGCCCAGAAGTATCTGGTGGGGGCCGCTGCCGATGCATGA
- a CDS encoding TetR/AcrR family transcriptional regulator, translated as MTGNERRQQLIEIAKSLFAERGYEGTSIEEIAQRANVSKPVVYEHFGGKEGLYAVVVDREMSALLDGITSSLTNNRSRVRVERVALALLTYVEERTDGFRILIRDSPAAITSGTYSTLLNDAVNQVSSILAGDFSRRGLDPDLAPLYAQALVGSVSMTAQWWLDVREPKKEVVAAHVVNLMWNGLTHLESDPVLHEE; from the coding sequence ATGACCGGCAACGAACGACGGCAACAGCTCATCGAGATCGCCAAGTCGCTCTTTGCCGAACGGGGCTACGAGGGGACCTCGATCGAGGAGATCGCCCAGCGTGCCAACGTCTCCAAACCCGTCGTCTACGAGCACTTCGGCGGCAAGGAAGGTCTGTACGCCGTCGTCGTCGACCGGGAGATGTCGGCCTTGCTGGACGGGATCACCTCGTCGCTGACCAACAACCGGTCGCGGGTGCGCGTCGAACGGGTGGCGTTGGCCCTGCTGACCTATGTCGAGGAACGCACCGACGGCTTTCGCATCTTGATCCGGGACTCGCCGGCCGCGATCACCTCGGGTACGTACTCGACGTTGCTCAACGATGCGGTCAATCAGGTGTCTTCGATCCTGGCCGGGGACTTCTCCCGACGCGGGCTCGACCCCGACCTGGCGCCGCTGTATGCCCAGGCGCTGGTCGGTTCGGTGTCGATGACCGCGCAGTGGTGGCTCGACGTCCGCGAGCCCAAGAAAGAAGTGGTGGCCGCCCATGTGGTCAACCTGATGTGGAACGGCCTGACCCATCTGGAGTCCGACCCGGTCCTGCACGAGGAGTAG
- the glmU gene encoding bifunctional UDP-N-acetylglucosamine diphosphorylase/glucosamine-1-phosphate N-acetyltransferase GlmU produces the protein MLSTTEAAVVVLAAGAGTRMRSDTPKVLHTLAGRSMLSHAVHTVANAAAQHLVVVLGHDRERIAPAVGELADKLGRTIDVAIQDQQLGTGHAVACGLSSLPDEFAGTVVVTSGDVPLLDADTLAGLIETHSAATAAATVLTTTVPDPTGYGRILRTDEGGDITGIVEQADATDSQRAIREVNAGVYAFDIADLRSALSRLSSNNAQQELYLTDVIAIVRQDGRTVRAMHVDDSALVAGVNDRVQLADLGAELNRRIVARHQRAGVTIVDPATTWIDVDVTIGRDTVVRPGTQLLGTTEIGAGCEIGPDSTLTDVEVGDGASVVRTHGQLAVIGAGATVGPFTYLRPGTILGAESKLGAFVETKNSTIGTGTKVPHLTYVGDADIGDHSNIGASSVFVNYDGESKHRTTVGSHVRTGSDTMFIAPVQVGDGAYTGAGTVLRDDVPPGALAVSDNAQRTIEGWVQRKRPGSAAAEAAAAANQAEAARKAQAPDD, from the coding sequence ATGTTGTCGACCACCGAGGCCGCAGTCGTCGTACTGGCAGCAGGTGCCGGGACCCGAATGCGCTCGGACACCCCGAAGGTGCTGCACACCCTGGCGGGCCGCAGCATGCTCAGCCACGCGGTACACACCGTGGCCAACGCGGCCGCCCAACATCTGGTGGTCGTTCTCGGCCACGATCGTGAACGCATCGCACCCGCGGTCGGCGAGCTGGCCGACAAGCTGGGCCGCACCATCGACGTCGCCATCCAGGACCAGCAGCTGGGCACCGGCCACGCCGTGGCCTGCGGCCTGAGCTCGCTGCCCGACGAATTCGCCGGCACGGTCGTGGTGACCTCCGGTGACGTGCCACTGCTCGACGCCGACACCCTGGCCGGTCTCATCGAAACCCACAGCGCCGCGACGGCCGCCGCCACCGTGCTCACCACCACCGTGCCCGACCCCACCGGCTACGGCCGCATCCTGAGGACGGACGAGGGCGGGGACATTACAGGCATCGTCGAGCAGGCCGACGCCACCGACTCGCAGCGGGCCATCCGCGAAGTCAATGCCGGGGTGTACGCGTTCGACATCGCCGATCTGCGCTCGGCGTTGAGCCGGCTGAGCTCCAACAACGCACAGCAGGAGCTGTACCTCACCGACGTGATCGCGATCGTGCGCCAAGACGGCCGGACGGTACGGGCCATGCACGTCGACGACAGTGCCCTGGTGGCCGGCGTCAACGACCGCGTGCAGCTCGCCGATCTCGGCGCCGAACTCAACCGCCGCATCGTGGCCCGCCACCAGCGCGCCGGCGTCACCATCGTCGACCCGGCCACCACGTGGATCGACGTCGATGTGACCATCGGCCGCGACACCGTCGTCCGCCCCGGCACCCAGCTTCTGGGCACGACCGAGATCGGCGCCGGCTGCGAGATCGGCCCGGACTCCACACTGACCGACGTCGAGGTGGGTGACGGCGCATCGGTGGTGCGCACCCACGGTCAGCTCGCCGTGATCGGCGCGGGCGCCACCGTCGGCCCGTTCACCTATCTGCGGCCCGGCACGATCCTCGGCGCCGAATCCAAGCTCGGCGCGTTCGTCGAAACAAAGAACTCCACGATCGGCACCGGCACCAAGGTGCCCCACCTGACGTATGTCGGCGACGCCGACATCGGCGACCACAGCAACATCGGGGCATCCAGCGTGTTCGTCAACTACGACGGCGAGAGCAAGCACCGCACCACGGTCGGCTCCCATGTGCGCACCGGCTCCGACACCATGTTCATCGCCCCGGTCCAGGTGGGCGACGGTGCCTACACCGGTGCAGGCACCGTGCTGCGCGACGATGTTCCACCCGGCGCGTTGGCGGTCTCGGACAATGCGCAGCGCACCATCGAGGGCTGGGTGCAGCGCAAGCGCCCCGGCTCGGCAGCTGCCGAAGCGGCGGCAGCCGCGAATCAGGCCGAAGCCGCGCGCAAAGCCCAGGCCCCAGACGACTGA
- a CDS encoding ribose-phosphate diphosphokinase — MATDWTDNRKNLMLFSGRAHPELAEQVAKELGVEVTAQTARDFANGEIFVRFDESVRGCDAFVLQSHPAPLNQWLMEQLIMIDALKRGSAKRITAVLPFYPYARQDKKHRGREPISARLVADLLKTAGADRIVSVDLHTDQIQGFFDGPVDHMRGQSLLCGYIADKYAGTDMVVVSPDSGRVRVAEKWADALGGVPLAFIHKTRDPLVPNQVKANRVVGDVKGRTCILTDDMIDTGGTIAGAVKLLREDGAKDVIIAATHGVLSDPAAQRLAECGAREVIVTNTLPITEDKQFPQLTVLSIAPLLASTIRAVFDNGSVTGLFDGSA; from the coding sequence GTGGCCACGGACTGGACCGACAACCGAAAAAACCTGATGTTGTTCTCGGGGCGTGCGCACCCCGAGCTGGCGGAGCAGGTCGCCAAGGAGCTCGGGGTCGAGGTCACCGCGCAGACCGCGCGGGACTTCGCCAACGGCGAGATCTTCGTCCGGTTCGATGAATCTGTGCGTGGTTGCGACGCGTTCGTCCTGCAGAGCCACCCCGCGCCACTGAACCAGTGGCTCATGGAACAGCTCATCATGATCGACGCGCTCAAGCGCGGCAGCGCCAAGCGGATCACCGCGGTCCTGCCGTTCTATCCCTACGCACGGCAGGACAAGAAGCACCGCGGCCGCGAGCCCATCTCGGCCCGCCTGGTCGCCGACCTGCTCAAGACCGCCGGCGCCGACCGCATCGTGTCGGTGGATCTGCACACCGATCAGATCCAGGGTTTCTTCGACGGTCCCGTCGACCACATGCGCGGTCAGTCACTGCTGTGCGGCTACATCGCCGACAAGTACGCCGGCACCGACATGGTGGTCGTCTCTCCCGACTCGGGCCGCGTGCGCGTCGCCGAGAAGTGGGCCGACGCCCTGGGCGGCGTCCCGCTGGCCTTCATCCACAAGACCCGTGACCCGCTGGTGCCCAACCAGGTCAAGGCCAACCGGGTCGTCGGTGACGTCAAGGGGCGGACCTGCATCCTCACCGACGACATGATCGACACCGGCGGCACCATCGCCGGCGCGGTCAAGCTGCTCCGCGAGGACGGCGCCAAGGACGTCATCATCGCCGCGACTCACGGCGTGCTCTCCGATCCGGCCGCCCAGCGCCTGGCCGAGTGCGGTGCCCGCGAGGTGATCGTCACCAACACGCTGCCGATCACCGAGGACAAGCAGTTCCCGCAGCTGACGGTGCTGTCCATCGCGCCGCTGCTGGCCAGCACCATCCGCGCGGTGTTCGACAATGGCTCGGTGACCGGACTGTTCGACGGGTCGGCCTAG
- the arsC gene encoding arsenate reductase (glutaredoxin) (This arsenate reductase requires both glutathione and glutaredoxin to convert arsenate to arsenite, after which the efflux transporter formed by ArsA and ArsB can extrude the arsenite from the cell, providing resistance.) — protein MAPARIYHNPKCSTSRKTLDLLRENGIEPEVVQYLKTPPTREEIAALIKSAGIDVRAAVRKRESLYAELGLADATDDELLDAMAKNPILIERPFVVTDNGTRLARPIDSVRELL, from the coding sequence ATGGCCCCGGCGCGCATCTACCACAACCCGAAATGCTCAACCTCGCGCAAGACGCTGGATCTGTTGCGCGAGAACGGGATCGAGCCCGAAGTGGTGCAGTATCTGAAGACGCCGCCGACGCGTGAGGAGATCGCCGCGCTGATCAAATCTGCGGGGATCGATGTCCGCGCCGCGGTGCGCAAGCGTGAATCCCTCTACGCCGAACTGGGTTTGGCCGATGCCACCGACGACGAACTGCTCGATGCGATGGCGAAGAACCCGATCCTGATCGAGCGCCCGTTCGTCGTCACCGACAACGGCACCCGGTTGGCCCGGCCGATCGATTCGGTGCGCGAGCTTCTGTGA
- a CDS encoding LpqN/LpqT family lipoprotein — MKRLLATAGTLAVLVTGCGAETPDYKSIWTTSSTTPAAAADNQPVPLWQYLEDSGVVGEPIAPEKIPHLTVTMPSPPGWHPYNNPNLAPGTRMIAKGDTYPTAMMLAFTLHGDFDIPKALKDHGYADAQLSQNFKQLNASTADWKGFPSAMIEGSYDLNDKRMQSYNRVIIANDGLQPPQRYLVQLTVTTYADEAAAQGPDIESIIAGFNIAKK, encoded by the coding sequence GTGAAGCGGCTCCTCGCCACGGCCGGCACGCTGGCGGTGCTGGTCACCGGTTGCGGCGCCGAAACGCCTGACTACAAGTCGATCTGGACCACCAGCTCGACGACTCCGGCCGCTGCTGCCGATAACCAGCCGGTACCGCTGTGGCAATACCTGGAGGACTCCGGTGTCGTCGGCGAGCCCATCGCGCCCGAGAAGATCCCGCATCTGACGGTGACCATGCCGAGCCCACCGGGGTGGCATCCGTACAACAATCCGAACCTGGCACCGGGCACCCGGATGATCGCCAAAGGCGACACCTACCCCACCGCGATGATGCTGGCCTTCACCCTGCACGGTGATTTCGACATACCCAAGGCCCTGAAAGACCACGGCTACGCCGACGCTCAGCTGTCACAGAACTTCAAGCAGCTCAACGCATCCACCGCGGACTGGAAGGGCTTCCCGTCGGCGATGATCGAGGGCAGCTACGACCTCAACGACAAGCGCATGCAGAGCTACAACCGCGTGATCATCGCGAACGACGGGTTGCAGCCCCCGCAGCGTTATCTCGTCCAGCTGACCGTCACGACCTACGCCGACGAGGCTGCGGCACAGGGCCCGGACATCGAATCGATCATCGCGGGCTTCAACATCGCCAAGAAGTGA